The following proteins are encoded in a genomic region of Methylibium petroleiphilum PM1:
- a CDS encoding major capsid protein P2 has product MRPIRLPQLQNVGPNQRVSLSLPLGVTYQKLYFQLGTNILTSLITNIVLKLNNKEFARWKTAADLIAHNAYKGNYTGSTAFLVIDFTERLAREEAALTLGTVAATQEAGVQQFTLEFDLGNYTAVAASIITGWADVEAPSANRIIQRVQYMQKVIGAAAQEQIYIPFGVNGFQVKRLLIKHAQLSSVRVRRDGSDMYDDLPTAFANQRLQDFGRVPQAGYFCVDFLPDSLQANALNTAQILVAPGQAVPVQNLDVRVTTAAADTLDIYVEAYSLNSQL; this is encoded by the coding sequence ATGCGCCCGATCCGTCTCCCCCAGCTCCAGAACGTCGGCCCGAATCAGCGGGTTTCCCTGTCGCTGCCGCTCGGCGTCACCTACCAGAAGCTCTATTTCCAGCTCGGCACCAACATCCTGACTTCGCTGATCACGAACATCGTGCTCAAGCTGAACAACAAGGAATTCGCCCGCTGGAAAACCGCTGCCGACTTGATCGCGCACAACGCCTACAAGGGCAACTACACCGGCTCAACTGCGTTCCTCGTGATCGACTTCACCGAGCGCCTCGCTCGTGAAGAAGCCGCGCTGACGCTGGGCACCGTTGCGGCCACCCAGGAAGCCGGCGTCCAACAGTTCACGCTGGAATTCGATCTCGGCAACTACACCGCGGTCGCGGCCTCGATCATCACGGGCTGGGCCGACGTGGAAGCCCCCAGCGCGAACCGCATCATCCAGCGCGTGCAGTACATGCAAAAGGTGATCGGCGCCGCGGCGCAGGAGCAGATTTACATCCCGTTCGGCGTGAACGGCTTCCAAGTCAAGCGCCTGCTGATCAAGCATGCCCAGCTCTCCAGCGTGCGCGTGCGCCGCGACGGCTCGGACATGTACGACGATCTGCCGACCGCCTTTGCGAACCAACGGCTGCAGGACTTCGGCCGCGTGCCACAGGCCGGGTATTTCTGCGTCGACTTCCTGCCCGACAGCCTGCAGGCGAACGCGCTGAACACCGCGCAGATTCTGGTCGCGCCCGGCCAGGCCGTGCCGGTGCAGAACCTCGACGTGCGCGTCACCACGGCCGCGGCCGACACCCTCGACATCTACGTCGAGGCCTATTCGCTGAACTCGCAACTCTGA